The following are from one region of the Mesorhizobium sp. B2-8-5 genome:
- a CDS encoding diacylglycerol/lipid kinase family protein, with protein MKVGVVLNPIAGGGRLKRHWAEAAASLKMNFGDFDLRETQACGDAERLAIDLAAGGCDLVIAAGGDGTASEVADGLLQARQESGRESALGLLPCGTGIDFARGLGLPRGIGASVKQIADAEGRKIDAGRICYIDDHGALASRHFINIASLGLSGATDRAVNADKRKGSVSAKALFFWRTVLEFVRYRFQDVRITIDDGEPVEARMALVAVANGKFFGGGMMIAPDAELADGQFDIVILRAAGKLGLIRDLRLLYGGRHRNHPAITILRGRKVLVEPLGDVEKNGALVDIDGESPGRIPATFEILPGALTLRG; from the coding sequence TTGAAGGTCGGGGTAGTACTCAATCCGATTGCCGGAGGCGGCAGGCTCAAGCGGCATTGGGCGGAGGCGGCGGCGTCGCTCAAGATGAATTTCGGCGATTTCGACCTGCGCGAGACGCAAGCCTGCGGCGACGCCGAGCGGCTGGCGATCGACCTCGCCGCCGGCGGATGCGACCTGGTGATCGCGGCCGGCGGCGACGGCACCGCCAGCGAGGTGGCCGACGGGCTGCTGCAGGCACGGCAAGAGAGCGGCCGCGAAAGCGCGCTTGGGCTTCTGCCCTGTGGCACGGGCATCGACTTCGCGCGCGGGCTTGGCCTGCCGCGCGGCATAGGCGCCTCGGTCAAGCAAATCGCCGATGCCGAGGGCCGCAAGATCGACGCCGGCCGCATCTGCTACATCGACGACCACGGCGCGCTGGCCAGCCGCCACTTCATCAATATCGCCAGCCTCGGCCTGTCCGGCGCGACGGATCGCGCCGTCAATGCCGACAAGCGCAAGGGCAGTGTGTCAGCCAAGGCGCTGTTCTTCTGGCGCACGGTGCTGGAGTTCGTCCGCTACCGCTTCCAGGACGTCCGGATCACCATCGACGACGGCGAGCCGGTCGAGGCGCGCATGGCGCTGGTGGCGGTGGCCAACGGCAAATTCTTCGGCGGCGGCATGATGATCGCGCCGGACGCCGAGCTCGCCGACGGCCAGTTCGACATCGTTATCCTGCGGGCCGCCGGCAAACTCGGCTTGATCCGCGACCTTCGCCTGCTCTATGGCGGCCGCCATCGCAACCATCCGGCAATCACCATCCTGCGTGGCCGCAAGGTGCTGGTCGAGCCGCTCGGCGATGTCGAG